Proteins from a genomic interval of Ficedula albicollis isolate OC2 chromosome 9, FicAlb1.5, whole genome shotgun sequence:
- the RNF168 gene encoding E3 ubiquitin-protein ligase RNF168 gives MSKKSKAPLSLSDCLCQICMEIFVEPVTLPCSHTLCNYCFQMTVEKASLCCPFCRRRVSSWARYNTRRNTLVNWELWEKIQKNYPEECERRINGQDLDEEICSPKPRHQLSKPGELRQEYEAEISKVEAERRAHEQEENKASEEYIQRLLAEEEEEHRLAEERRKEMEKQLKQDEELAWQLSNSLNEDPEEHVPGSPSPAHSLSLQTSPLNLSKAKKKPSNSGDIQKYLSPKNYGMLGSASFSSTTGRGRNNSISVETNSNEGSSSALQDEQEEMPTLSPQLTNVNKESAAKDSFLESCMNYFSASASGETTTVKQEKTPGPNGLEDGIPGVLHGSTHGEGSRTVVLTSKGEDGGIETDNGNLTHIQRANLENSDDTCTSGQLGVGCGMSDSQTALCDPGKEPGHAGGETPQRLQNSKETPKRKLLEAPADAMIDLGMFDKRRRTSSESVEDQEEQMSNFNLQTQRAFEQEFYERRRQEEQDRLLALQLQKELDKEERTLNRQKGSPDEYLLRTKPPRSLKDSSARKATSRVAKDSKGSKTQAETNHHKARKGSCNENWQSPAKVRVKSPSIKEGKVLNCVVNTSDTNDICSLPKNKQKTILQMFKSPVAE, from the exons ATGTCGAAGAAATCCAAGGCCCCGCTCTCCTTGTCCGACTGCCTGTGCCAAATTTGCATGGAGATCTTTGTGGAGCCTGTCACGCTGCCCTGCAGCCATACCCTCTGCAATTACTGCTTCCAGATGACGGTGGAAAAGGCCAGTCTTTGCTGCCCCTTCTGCAGGCGTCGGGTCTCCTCCTGGGCACGGTACAATACCCGCAGGAATACTCTTGTcaactgggagctctgggagaagATTCAGAAGAATTACCCAGAGGAATGCGAGCGGAGGATTAACGGACAGGATTTGGATGAGGAAA TCTGTTCCCCCAAGCCTCGGCACCAGCTGAGCAAGCCTGGGGAGCTGAGGCAGGAATATGAAGCAGAGATTAGTAAG GTGGAGGCAGAAAGGCGAGCGCACGAACAGGAGGAGAACAAGGCGAGTGAGGAGTACATCCAGcggctgctggcagaggaggaggaggagcacaggctggcagaagagagaaggaaggagatggagaagcagctgaagcAAGATGAAGAGCTGGCCTGGCAGCTCAGTAACAGTCTG AACGAGGATCCCGAGGAACACGTGCCTGGCAGCCCATCACCAGCACACAGCCTCTCCCTTCAGACATCCCCACTGAACCTGAGCAAGGCAAAGAAGAAACCAAGCAACTCTGGAGACATTCAGAA gTATCTATCTCCAAAGAATTATGGCATGTTGGGCTCAGCGTCGTTCTCTAGTACCACAGGAAGAGGCAGGAACAACTCCATCTCTGTG GAGACCAACAGCAATGAAGGCAGCAGTTCTGCACTGCAGGATGAGCAAGAGGAAATGCCAACCCTGTCTCCACAGCTGACCAATGTAAATAAAGAATCTGCTGCTAAGGATTCATTTTTGGAATCGTGCATGAACTATTTCAGTGCCTCAGCTTCAGGTGAAACTACTACTGtcaagcaggaaaaaacacCAGGACCAAATGGTTTAGAAGATGGAATTCCAGGTGTACTTCATGGAAGCACACATGGGGAAGGCTCTAGGACAGTTGTTCTTACATCCAAAGGAGAAGATGGTGGAATTGAGACAGACAATGGCAATTTAACACATATCCAAAGGGCAAACCTTGAAAATTCTGATGACACTTGTACCTCTGGTCAGTTAGGAGTGGGTTGTGGGATGTCTGACAGCCAGACTGCATTGTGTGATCCGGGGAAGGAGCCTGGACACGCAGGTGGAGAGACACCACAGAGGCTACAGAACTCTAAGGAGACTCCCAAAAGGAAGTTACTGGAGGCCCCAGCCGATGCCATGATTGACTTGGGCATGTTTGATAAGAGGAGAAGAACCTCTTCAGAAAGTGTAGAAGACCAAGAAGAGCAGATGAGCAACTTTAACTTGCAGACACAACGAGCCTTTGAGCAGGAGTTCTATGAGAGGcgcaggcaggaggagcaggacaggctgctggctctgcagctgcagaaggagctggacaAGGAGGAGAGGACACTCAACAGGCAGAAGGGCTCTCCAGACGAGTACCTGCTCCGCACCAAACCACCTCGCTCTCTGAAAGACTCCTCCGCCAGGAAGGCGACTTCCAGGGTGGCTAAAGACTCCAAGGGATCAAAAACACAGGCTGAAACCAATCACCACAAGGCTAGGAAAGGTTCCTGCAATGAAAACTGGCAGTCCCCTGCCAAGGTCCGGGTGAAATCCCCCAGCATCAAGGAAGGAAAGGTTCTGAATTGTGTTGTTAATACCAGTGACACAAATGATATTTGTTCACTGCCTAAGAACAAGCAAAAGACAATCCTGCAGATGTTTAAAAGCCCTGTTGCAGAGTAG